From a single Miscanthus floridulus cultivar M001 chromosome 8, ASM1932011v1, whole genome shotgun sequence genomic region:
- the LOC136478352 gene encoding uncharacterized protein, giving the protein MKGAQDKRHRKKQDLQVLAPFPGCLGRMINMFDLSNGVVATKMLTEKAHRDVSPAGKDRSNTFKMAINPPAQTEDKQRDSQTRRNSPTKRSNSPTKRTGATPVKMLMEQDMWKEGMPDEPLNVVARLMGLHDAPVQQSNFPLGRQLDKEYHCGGFEENYRNLKPKKESKCHQNQKVGARHQHTWNDSGDQPSRINSIQSKHQGNEPCCEKRMSLVREKFAEAKRLATDEKLLHSKEFQDALQFLSSNRELFLEFLDEPNPLLSSNRYEFQPVAPPSEVKQITILKPSEPTKRKGSILVGRQLLSDGDESERNRYRRHQSLDVSPANSNLSEPTKIVVLKPGLSNSHDSRIARSSLSSAEDSEEESMMTVDETVCSRRLAKEITWQMRMWLKDKQDEESMLSCEYPDFYIGDDSFSKSEVEIAKEMSGETSEELEFGTPTSGRSWDFLSRSGSPYSASCSSQASHRREPSVVREGKKKILERWSMVSSTVSSEEEMEGRRSTGTLGDMLTIPKVKDQEEIGAETLGSPAPELEPEEPFSCLPRSQSLPLSLSNGLASGTQEAEKERIRKSSSFREKVSSLFSKNKKSTREKVDPSASNRLKNGGAVTTGDVKEGWSHLALENLQKQSTCLNTDEKNTVQGLVTSSCDTNDTANIPAKDISSISSLGAPGIFGDPQDQPSPVSVLDGPFICDNRRLLYSSENFITSSPQALSRSPLIGSFSRSLSWEDPPLEVMSPNSLRLSRLFSKADEDLDSLTFIQKLVHSCGMDGESCILADPLDPDLLEKISDYDEGIKFGKRRSKQRLLFDAVNEALTELASMAELAAYPWGRSCSLEHGDCKNGSSNLAAEEIWRVIRNWSILEKYPPGEAIERNLLLEMILKREVAEAASADTTRLEMFDLNTAVCAMVLEDLVEETVVDLTNC; this is encoded by the exons ATGAAAGGGGCTCAGGATAAGAGGCACAGAAAGAAGCAGGACCTTCAGGTTCTCGCGCCCTTCCCGGGATGCCTGGGGAGGATGATCAACATGTTCGATCTCAGCAATGGCGTGGTTGCCACCAAGATGCTCACCGAGAAGGCACATAGAGATG TTTCTCCAGCCGGAAAAGACCGGAGTAATACTTTCAAGATGGCAATTAACCCCCCAGCTCAGACTGAAGATAAACAG AGAGATAGTCAGACAAGAAGGAATTCCCCTACTAAAAGATCCAACTCACCTACTAAAAGGACTGGTGCGACGCCTGTTAAGATGCTCATGGAGCAGGACATGTGGAAAGAAGGGATGCCTGATGAGCCACTGAATGTTGTTGCAAGATTAATGGGTCTACATGACGCTCCAGTTCAGCAATCTAATTTCCCTTTAGGAAGACAATTGGATAAGGAATATCATTGTGGTGGTTTTGAAGAGAACTACCGGAATCTCAAGCCGAAGAAGGAAAGCAAATGCCACCAAAACCAAAAGGTAGGGGCACGCCATCAGCACACTTGGAATGATTCTGGTGACCAACCATCAAGAATCAATAGCATCCAGAGCAAGCACCAAGGAAATGAGCCTTGTTGTGAGAAGAGGATGTCACTTGTTCGCGAGAAATTTGCTGAAGCGAAGCGTCTAGCCACGGATGAGAAGCTTCTTCATTCGAAGGAGTTCCAAGATGCACTGCAGTTTTTAAGCTCAAATAGAGAGCTATTCTTGGAGTTCCTTGATGAGCCAAATCCTCTGTTATCAAGCAACCGTTATGAGTTCCAACCTGTTgcaccaccttctgaagtaaaGCAAATAACCATACTGAAGCCATCAGAACCAACAAAGAGAAAAGGCAGCATCCTTGTGGGGAGACAACTGCTTTCAGATGGAGATGAAAGTGAACGTAACAGATACAGGCGCCATCAGAGTTTAGATGTTTCCCCAGCAAATTCAAATTTGTCTGAGCCAACAAAAATTGTAGTACTAAAGCCAGGACTCTCCAATTCTCATGATTCCAGGATTGCGAGGTCTTCATTATCATCGGCAGAAGATAGTGAAGAAGAAAGTATGATGACGGTTGATGAAACCGTGTGCTCAAGAAGGTTGGCAAAGGAGATCACTTGGCAGATGAGGATGTGGCTAAAAGACAAGCAAGATGAAGAGAGCATGCTCTCATGTGAATACCCTGACTTTTATATCGGAGATGACTCCTTCAGTAAGTCAGAAGTTGAGATTGCAAAAGAGATGTCTGGTGAAACAAGTGAGGAATTGGAGTTTGGCACTCCGACTTCTGGCCGTTCTTGGGATTTTCTGAGTAGAAGTGGAAGTCCTTACTCTGCGTCATGCTCTAGTCAGGCATCCCATAGAAGGGAACCATCTGTAGTTAGGGAAGGCAAGAAGAAGATTTTAGAGAGATGGTCTATGGTATCATCAACAGTCAGTAGTGAGGAAGAAATGGAAGGTCGCAGAAGTACAGGCACACTTGGTGACATGCTCACAATACCGAAAGTCAAGGACCAGGAAGAAATTGGGGCTGAAACACTGGGGAGCCCAGCACCTGAGTTGGAACCTGAAGAACCTTTCTCATGTTTGCCAAGATCTCAATCTCTTCCACTTTCTTTGTCAAATGGATTAGCCTCTGGCACTCAGGAAGCTGAAAAGGAAAGAATCAGGAAGTCATCATCTTTTAGGGAAAAAGTTTCTAGCCTGTTCTCTAAAAATAAGAAATCGACTAGGGAGAAGGTAGATCCATCTGCGAGCAATAGACTCAAGAATGGAGGGGCTGTGACTACTGGTGATGTGAAGGAAGGCTGGAGCCATCTTGCGCTAGAGAATCTTCAGAAACAAAGTACTTGTCTAAATACAGATGAGAAGAACACTGTGCAAGGACTCGTGACTAGCTCTTGTGATACTAATGATACAGCTAATATCCCTGCCAAG GATATTTCCTCCATTTCAAGTCTTGGCGCCCCAGGAATCTTTGGTGACCCTCAGGACCAACCTAGTCCTGTATCTGTACTGGATGGACCATTTATATGTGATAACAGGAGGCTACTGTACTCATctgaaaatttcataacttcaTCCCCAC AAGCTTTGTCGAGGTCTCCCCTGATCGGATCATTTTCACGGTCACTGTCATGGGAGGATCCCCCGCTGGAAGTCATGTCGCCAAATTCTTTGAGACTCTCAAGGCTTTTCTCAAAGGCTGATGAAGATCTAGATTCACTGACTTTTATCCAAAAGCTGGTCCACTCTTGTGGCATGGATGGAGAAAGTTGCATATTAGCTGACCCTTTGGACCCAGATTTGCTTGAGAAGATTTCCGATTATGATGAAGGAATTAAGTTTGGGAAAAGACGGTCAAAACAGAGGCTTCTTTTTGACGCCGTAAACGAAGCACTCACTGAGCTTGCTTCGATGGCGGAACTGGCTGCATACCCCTGGGGTAGATCATGCTCTTTGGAGCACGGGGATTGCAAGAATGGTTCCAGTAATTTGGCGGCTGAGGAAATTTGGCGGGTCATTAGGAACTGGTCGATACTTGAGAAGTATCCTCCCGGCGAAGCTATTGAAAGAAATCTCTTGCTGGAGATGATACTTAAGAGGGAGGTGGCTGAGGCAGCCAGCGCTGACACGACTCGGTTAGAGATGTTTGATCTCAACACCGCGGTCTGCGCCATGGTCTTGGAGGACCTGGTTGAAGAGACAGTTGTAGATCTGACTAACTGCTAG